A stretch of the Chloroflexota bacterium genome encodes the following:
- a CDS encoding glycosyltransferase family 1 protein, producing the protein MRIAIDARIAHYSGAGIGQYTAQLSRALTRMDREDEFLLLQSRKAQTPLVTGPNVRQIGLWTPSHNRFEQFLLSLEFPLRRIEVDLLHSPDFIPPLHLNNFKSVITVHDLAFLRWPHFLTEDSARYYGQVDQAVARADKIIAVSESTKNDLIRLTGVPQKKISVVYEAADPMFRPLPTEEARTALKGKYPLPEEYIFFVSTIEPRKNISTLLRAYRRLRDDYKVTAGLVLAGAIGWLADQVFEDVESLGLQDNVTFLGRVDNLDLLYLYNAAQCLAHPAFYEGFGLTPLEAMACGTPTVVSSISSLPEVVGDAALLVDANNDEELAVAIHRLLTDQQLRQSLREKGLIRARVFSWDRAARETLAVYRSAMGLPPD; encoded by the coding sequence ATGCGGATTGCGATTGATGCCCGAATTGCTCACTATTCGGGCGCAGGAATCGGTCAATATACGGCCCAGCTTTCCCGAGCTCTGACCAGAATGGACAGAGAGGATGAATTTCTTCTTCTGCAGAGCAGAAAGGCTCAAACGCCTTTGGTCACCGGGCCCAATGTCAGGCAGATTGGCCTGTGGACCCCAAGTCACAACCGCTTTGAACAGTTTCTTTTGTCCCTCGAATTTCCCCTTCGGCGAATTGAGGTCGATTTACTGCACAGCCCGGATTTCATTCCGCCTCTGCATTTAAACAATTTCAAATCGGTCATCACGGTTCATGACCTGGCATTCCTGCGCTGGCCTCATTTCCTTACTGAGGATAGCGCTCGCTACTATGGCCAGGTTGACCAGGCGGTAGCCCGGGCTGACAAGATTATTGCCGTTTCGGAGAGCACGAAAAACGATCTAATTCGCTTGACTGGCGTTCCCCAGAAGAAAATCTCGGTCGTCTATGAGGCAGCTGATCCAATGTTCAGACCCTTGCCAACTGAGGAGGCACGCACTGCCCTCAAAGGCAAGTATCCGCTGCCCGAAGAATACATCTTCTTCGTGAGCACCATCGAACCGCGGAAGAACATCAGCACCCTGCTTCGGGCATACCGCCGCCTTCGTGACGATTATAAGGTGACAGCTGGCCTGGTTCTTGCCGGCGCCATCGGCTGGTTGGCTGACCAGGTCTTCGAAGATGTCGAGAGCCTGGGCTTGCAGGATAATGTCACATTCCTGGGGAGGGTTGACAATCTTGACCTGCTTTATCTGTACAATGCAGCCCAATGCCTGGCGCATCCTGCCTTCTACGAGGGTTTCGGGTTAACGCCGTTGGAGGCAATGGCTTGCGGAACGCCCACAGTTGTCTCCAGCATTTCCAGTCTTCCCGAAGTCGTCGGAGACGCGGCCCTACTGGTTGATGCCAACAATGACGAGGAGTTGGCTGTAGCGATCCATCGGCTCCTGACCGATCAGCAGCTTCGCCAATCGCTAAGAGAAAAAGGATTGATCAGGGCCAGGGTATTTTCTTGGGATCGTGCGGCCCGAGAAACCCTGGCTGTCTACCGCAGTGCCATGGGCTTGCCGCCTGATTGA
- a CDS encoding glycosyltransferase, producing the protein MTRRLLFLTPQVPYPPHQGTTIRNYNLITNLASNYEVHLLCFQHPSDNPPGNSPLPRFCPVVESVPAPIRSTAQRAVTTLLSQSPDMALRLSSSLFQARLGMLAEQYRYDVIQIEGIEMAPYALWLMNHPLWHSAQAKENRPNIPIGRPRLVFDDHNAEYVLQQRAAETDVRKPRRWHGALYSYIQWNKLRRYERQVCQRVDRVIAVSNADRDALLALDPTMEITVVPNGVDLTYYATYNPEKDTQRPDYGPNALVFTGKMDFRPNIDAVTWFVGEVFPLVLQQVPDAHFAIVGKEPHSRVLDLAQHPSVTVTGWVEDIRSHIAAASVYVVPLRIGGGTRLKVLEALAMRSAMVSTHLGCEGFPLKETGIVSFGDDAASFSQEVVALLRDPERRKQMGDAGHVFVENSYGWEAIVPRLTAVYQELGINGQERVDNGSPYAPATA; encoded by the coding sequence ATGACACGACGCCTGCTATTCCTGACACCCCAGGTGCCCTACCCGCCTCACCAGGGCACGACCATTCGGAATTACAACCTGATTACCAATCTGGCGTCCAACTACGAAGTCCACCTTCTCTGCTTTCAACACCCTTCGGACAACCCACCGGGCAATTCTCCATTGCCCCGTTTCTGCCCGGTTGTCGAAAGTGTGCCCGCACCGATCCGCTCAACGGCACAACGAGCAGTCACGACGCTTCTCTCACAATCGCCTGACATGGCCCTGCGATTGTCGTCCAGTCTATTCCAGGCTCGGTTGGGCATGCTGGCAGAGCAGTACCGCTACGATGTGATACAGATCGAAGGTATCGAAATGGCGCCCTACGCACTCTGGCTGATGAACCACCCCTTGTGGCACTCGGCCCAGGCCAAGGAAAACCGGCCCAATATTCCAATCGGACGGCCGCGCCTGGTATTTGACGATCACAATGCCGAATATGTGCTGCAACAGCGAGCCGCCGAGACCGACGTCCGCAAACCACGTCGTTGGCACGGAGCACTCTACTCTTACATCCAATGGAACAAGCTCAGGCGCTATGAACGCCAGGTATGTCAGCGAGTCGATCGAGTGATCGCGGTATCCAACGCCGACCGAGACGCTCTTCTGGCGTTGGATCCAACTATGGAGATTACTGTGGTGCCCAATGGGGTGGACCTGACATATTACGCGACCTACAATCCTGAGAAGGATACCCAGCGCCCAGATTATGGCCCCAATGCGCTGGTATTCACCGGCAAAATGGACTTCAGGCCCAATATCGATGCGGTGACCTGGTTTGTTGGCGAGGTTTTTCCTCTGGTGCTCCAGCAGGTTCCAGATGCCCACTTCGCCATTGTCGGCAAGGAACCTCATTCTCGGGTTCTCGATCTGGCCCAGCACCCCAGCGTTACAGTAACTGGTTGGGTTGAAGACATTCGTTCCCACATTGCTGCGGCTTCGGTATATGTCGTACCGTTGCGCATCGGTGGCGGCACGCGCCTCAAGGTACTGGAAGCCCTGGCAATGCGCAGCGCCATGGTATCCACCCACCTGGGTTGTGAAGGATTTCCACTGAAAGAAACCGGCATTGTCTCTTTTGGTGACGATGCCGCCAGCTTCTCACAGGAGGTAGTTGCGCTCTTGCGAGACCCGGAACGACGGAAACAGATGGGAGACGCCGGACATGTTTTCGTGGAGAACAGCTATGGTTGGGAAGCCATTGTTCCCCGGTTGACTGCTGTGTACCAGGAACTGGGCATCAACGGCCAGGAAAGGGTTGACAATGGATCACCCTATGCCCCAGCCACTGCGTGA